The DNA region ATCAACATGGGTAGATTTTTTTCCCATTACCCtcattttgcattgcatgtaaatgtAACGGTACATCCGATTTACGCAAGGGTTGTGTTTATGCCTCTTCAGGGTCTGATGTCAAAAGCAGACAATCACTTgaatatttcaaatatcatgtaaacatttaaatatgctgATTTTGAGAGGTATCCCAGGGGaaacatatacaaggagaaaaagAAGGGATCTAAAACTgacccctgtggcactccatacataACTTGTGCTTgatctgacaattcctcatttacacaaacaaagtggtagtggtcagtAATTAACTATAAATGACTAGTtactttacttaaaaaaacagtaatcaaattacttcaGTGATTACGTCATAAtttaaagttactttttaaaacaattttcaaaGAAAAGTTTGTAgttccgctcaacaaattcaaaataatgtcttccttttttattttccttaaagggtaactaaaccctaaaccaactttttttagttaatgatctgtaagaatggggctttattagtactggtcattgattcaagtaattattttgacatttgtgtataaagtgttttaattctacaatatatggtgtaaaaaagtctgagtgctgccctcttcaggttgaacagtggctactgcagttgaattttcctattggctgtttgcggtacttcgtgatgtaagcggtgacagctgacataagcaggttccaactcaccacgcccttggtacgagctaccacgcccatggcagtataaaaaccatctcgtttcgtcaaaaccactgtagcgagtcaggagttggaattgcgagtattgaaaacgatcaggatagagtattttagcagctttttagcatagcatttatatagttatttagattatttcgtgtagcctaggtagttaattagcatatttgttagtgtagtattgttagaagcatagttagttagtagcatagtattgcgtcagttaggatagcttcaagttagcgtagattatctgtatttagtacagtggtcagggtacttaggtgtagtgtttctggttgcaacagcactgctggactgtattgctttccatatagacttggaaattaggcgccaggggttgcacgtccttgttctggaagaccgcgaattcccgcctagagctgtaggagtgtgcaaactgcattttacgtgggattgcttctccaacgcagtggaggtggaaatgggcttctccaaacagctcgtgctgaaaagcgacgcagtgccaaacgctgctcctcctgcatggactccaccacctcagcggcgtcttgaggtgagtgatcatatatatttgaatcacaatttatggttaggctaaagttaatcctctggggtcgacaaacgcgcgttcgcgatgcgggagtgttaaacgtattgcacccttatacattgtattacggtattgactgtatagttttatttggaggtatacggttttgtacatgatgacgttacgctttacgtgacattcttctaagttgagagaacagctaactgatgttatgttcaagtgaagcttgctaaataaaaatcctgctaaaaggataaacatcactgaacagcatttcgtttgtttttcctgcacgcgagtgaaggtgaatgcgcactcggatgctcaacggagttaaaaccgcagtttgagccagcggctcgaattgatatggctccggccctgtgtccacagacaattcaccctcctccacttcaggtgaaggtggaggagaaaggtcctcgacttcaaaagaccactccgtggcaaagctacttgcgtcactccagtcactctccattttagagtctgacagcagctgtcaattaatctgtcactacgggtctcaggtgcacgccccccccgctcagccccaccctcggttcgtcccctttatccccgctggggtctgcccacttttcgagcatttttcaaatattgctagtgggtggagtcagactctgagcaggggtttagttaccctttaagctgtcacagaaacattgAGGTACGCATGAAAATATTTCATGTTGTAAATGTaccatacataaaaataaatattttagaaatgtgtaaccgAAAGTCAGTTCAAATTGTAACTTGATGTCAGTTactgtaatttgattattttaaatatttcaaatcgTTTTTGAAATGCGTTATAATACTTTTCGACTACAAAAGTATTTAGGTCACCATAACTTATTACTTTGTagtcagattacacccaacactgcttatcATTATGTCAAATTTGATGTGACATATTTTGATGTCATATTTGTATAAGACTTGAGAGTTACGACAGAGGGGACaattttcagtctgttcctcatacaagcTATTTTATGACATGAGAATGCTTTTGATTACAGTGCATGTACatgcttttgtcatttttggagctcaacagccCCAGTCTCCTTTACAAAAAGAGCACACAGAACactctgcaatattttttcttttgtgttccagaagAAAGAATGAAAGTTGTATGggtttgaaatggcatgaggatgatgacagaattttcattttggggggtaCCAACCCTTTAAAGAGATCTTATTTTTGCCTTTTGTCTCCTATGGAAAAGCCTGAAATGAATAAAAGGTTGCTGTCTATTTAAATCAGAGTGCAAACATCTGCTCTCCACTCCGTAGAACTTCATCAGTTATCACATAAATTACCCTCTTTGTGGTGCTTCCTCTGCAAGATCTGCTCTCTGTCCTTTTAAGTACAATTCTAGGGTTGTTATTAAGTACAGCAAGTTTCTTTATCCAGGGAGGAAAAATCAATCACTGATTCAATGAAATTACATATCTGAATGTTGTTGTTTGTCTTCCTGTGTTTCAGACATGGCTCGTGAAATGTTTGAATCTGTGGATGGCATTTTGTTGGGTAAGACCGCTATTATATTTGAGAAAGCTACAGTTTAAAAGGCAAAGATTGTCTGTTTAGCTACATCACTTGGAATTACAGACAAGGCCATTCTGATCACATATGAGTCTCACTTACTATTTatgaatcaatatatttaatatatttgcatttcaAATATTATACCCAATGCatcatatttatatacagtacatcctGCTAAACATTAATTGAATGACTGTTCTTAAAACAGTCAACATGGAATCAAAATTAGCCCTAAATAATTGCTTACATGTTTCTCACTGTGAATTTTGTGACAGTAGTTCGagagttttgctgctgaaatcggtctatgcttactgaaattcgaagcacttctttcaagtgaaatgtccacagagtggcgccaaaagcgagttttatttttagttgtaaattatgtaatcaaCAGGAATAGATACTTTAATCCATAGCcaaactccaaccctaaacctaacgtgtcatgaaaaatgtcattttagagcgaaaatgcaacctcaaAATGCTCATCATTCATTTTAAGAACGTGATTACTTCTTAGTGTCCTCGGGACCAGAACCCGTGCCTTTGAGGCTGCTTGCACAGTGTCATTAGTGCCACAGGAAAAAGGTAAACATGGTTGAATTGatccaaaaatgtctgatggggcaATGGCACTTGATGGTACCTTGGCAGAATGAAATAGATTTAAGGGTACGAAACGTTCAGTAGCTACAAATagattatttaatcaaaatgtaataatttgttccacctctgaaacaacttaACTTTACGACTGACATTTTACAATCCGATTATTTTCGGataaataaaatcaagtcccgcccTAAAATGTTTTCTTGTTGAGTATcagattatggaagtaaaatgggttgcaaatgctttttcctgtatatatgtatatatatatatataattttgattgCCTAATTTCTTCTGGTTCTGTTATGGGTGTTCCATAGGAGTCTCAGTAGTAGCCGTTGTTGTGGTGTTACTGCTATTGTTGGTGGTGGTTCTGCGGTATATAGCTCATCAGAAGGGCACCTACAACACCCATGAAGAGGCTTTAGCACTCAAGAGTGACCCAGAGGTACAGGAGGTCCAGAACGTGCCAGAGGAATCAGaagaaggtaaaaaaaaaatatatatatatatatatatatatatatatatatatatatatatatatacacagtatatcttTATAAatgaaacaatacaaaaagcattttatttaaagcattaatgattaattattttccattgcaatcaatacaaaacaatgaataaaaatacggttaaatgtcaatgttttttatacattttactaCATTTAAATTCTAAAGTTACTGCTGAAAATCTGTTTTACAGAGGAGCAGTAGTATCTTCTGTTGAGATGCGCTGGGGGACGTTTCCTGTCCAAAGTGTATAACTGCAAAAAAAGGATCCACTGTGGTTCTTCCTCTTCGCTTTTAAATCACATATGTCATTTCCAACAGATGTccttttctgactttaaacccaaTCACTCCAAAACTGAAAGAGATTCCAGTGCAGAGATGCACACTTCCAACATATTTTACTTTCCTGCCTCATAGAATACTCAAATGTGAACaaagtgaaatgttttttttaaagggatagttcaaccaaaaatttaaaatcttCATCATTTAGTCATTTACTTGTCctccttgtatttttcatacaataaaaatgaatggtgactgaggctaacattctgcttaacatctccttttgggtttggaacaacattagggtgagtaaatgataatggaattttcagttttgggtgaattatccatttaatatactgtaacttTCACCTTGGTCAAatattaaattgttgttgttgatttttttagttttttgcccttttttaaaaacaataaaaaatatgtgtTTCGGAATGTGATGTATTTTTATACCTTGTAACCTTTTTACCAAATTGTACATGGTTTGTTTACAGCTAAAGTCTATTAGATATTTTCAAGTGCAAGTTTGTGCTCTGCAATAATGTAAATTAGCacgtataatattatatattatatgcagtatatattttcttttcagcTTTAACTTTGAAAAGTGACACATGGTAAATAATCtgtcaaaaaaaaagttttgcatgCTTTTACTGACAATCGCTTGAAACAGACATAAATAGAATTACATTATAACACGATggaatgtttatatatacatatagtctTGAACTACtgtggaaatgtaattaaaagtTTGCTTGACAATTTTTCTGTAATAGGGGAAGCTCTTTAACTATTTGACATTCTTGAAAAATCACATCTCCACCATGTGAGTCAAACTTATGTCTTGTACAGTAATAGGAATAATGCCACTACAAGAAATCAACATGCCACATGTTTGCTCAAAATTTGCATATATAACCCAATTAAGTTTGTGTGTGATTGTACAGTACATTGAGTGCTAACGTTAAACAGGCTCACTAAATCTATAGATCTTCAAAGTTTTCAGCTTCTCGTTATGACAAatccatttaattaaaaatgagaaTTACTTAAAATAACATCCACACATGCACAGCTCTGATCACAGCCTGATATTTACATAGTTTGAACAACCTTATTTGCAAAGATGCATACATaacacttaaatacatttttgggcacaaataaaaattaaattattatttactcatcctcatgttgcacCAAAGCCATATGCTGGTATTTATTTAATGGAACAAAAGTtggaattttagaagaatattacgcAACTCTCATAAAACGACATTTCAAACTGATCACATCTGACCAATGGCGTAATGTCTCATTACAACACATTACAAGGTgcataataacagttcaaatgaatgcacagataaatagaaaattatattcattgcatactcttaaatatatatacactgtgtatCATATCAAGCATTCAGAAAAAAGCATATAAGATTAACACTTTCAGAAAATTCTTACCTGCTCGTCTGTTTTAATCACCCTGAAAAAAACAactgatcatttttattttcattataacaTCTTTTAGGTCTCTACATATGAATCATGTAACCATGTAATCAGTTTTCTAAATTCACAAGAAAGTTTTGTGTGGGTAACATACCTACAGATCGAAATTacacatgttgtca from Xyrauchen texanus isolate HMW12.3.18 chromosome 50, RBS_HiC_50CHRs, whole genome shotgun sequence includes:
- the gypc gene encoding glycophorin-C → MDNFTDVPTLGPVDTTSKIHKRTSNNDTYMAREMFESVDGILLGVSVVAVVVVLLLLLVVVLRYIAHQKGTYNTHEEALALKSDPEVQEVQNVPEESEEEEQ